The following are from one region of the Paenibacillus sp. KS-LC4 genome:
- a CDS encoding cobalt-precorrin-5B (C(1))-methyltransferase, giving the protein MDKKEDKPLRHGYTTGSCATAATKAALTALILREQQTESEIVLPIGERVTFTIVSCELSGDFAKAEVIKDGGDDPDATHGASIFSEVKWHDGEGILLDGGVGVGRVTKPGLPVPVGEAAINPVPRRMIHEAVEEVLRSFELEGRGVSVVISVPEGEQIALKTLNGRLGIIGGISILGTRGTVVPFSTAAYKASVAQAINVAAVSGCDHLVLSTGGRTEKFGMELYPDLPEEAFIEMGDFIGFSLKMARNKHIRKVTLVGMMGKFSKVAQGVMMVHSKSAPVDFGFLAEIAEYAAVPEGLVEEIRGANTASQVGDMMQERGIDAFFERMSELCCYHSKKEAGGQLIVETVIISMKALLLGRAEQ; this is encoded by the coding sequence GTGGACAAGAAAGAGGATAAGCCGCTCCGCCATGGCTATACGACGGGTTCGTGTGCGACTGCCGCGACAAAAGCGGCACTGACTGCGCTGATTTTGCGTGAACAGCAGACCGAGTCGGAAATTGTGCTGCCGATTGGCGAGCGGGTCACTTTCACCATCGTAAGCTGTGAGCTGAGTGGCGATTTCGCAAAAGCAGAGGTTATTAAGGATGGCGGCGATGATCCGGATGCTACGCATGGCGCGAGCATTTTTTCGGAGGTCAAATGGCATGACGGCGAAGGCATCCTGCTTGATGGCGGTGTTGGGGTTGGTAGGGTTACAAAGCCCGGGCTGCCTGTGCCGGTTGGCGAAGCCGCCATTAACCCGGTGCCGCGCCGTATGATTCATGAAGCGGTAGAAGAGGTGCTGCGCTCGTTCGAGCTGGAAGGGCGAGGCGTAAGCGTCGTCATTTCCGTGCCGGAAGGCGAGCAAATCGCGCTCAAAACGTTAAATGGTCGCCTCGGTATTATCGGCGGCATTTCCATACTCGGGACGAGAGGTACGGTTGTGCCATTCTCTACCGCAGCATACAAAGCGAGCGTCGCGCAAGCGATTAATGTCGCAGCCGTCAGCGGCTGCGACCATCTTGTTTTATCGACAGGTGGCCGCACGGAAAAGTTTGGGATGGAGCTTTATCCGGATTTGCCGGAGGAGGCCTTTATCGAGATGGGCGATTTTATCGGCTTTTCGCTGAAAATGGCCCGAAACAAGCATATTCGCAAAGTAACGCTAGTCGGCATGATGGGCAAGTTTTCGAAGGTGGCGCAGGGCGTCATGATGGTGCATTCCAAAAGCGCCCCCGTCGACTTCGGCTTTCTTGCTGAAATTGCGGAATATGCCGCCGTTCCCGAAGGGCTTGTGGAAGAAATACGCGGTGCGAACACCGCTTCGCAGGTCGGTGATATGATGCAGGAGCGCGGCATCGACGCCTTTTTCGAAAGAATGAGCGAGCTGTGCTGCTACCACAGCAAGAAGGAAGCGGGCGGACAGCTGATCGTCGAGACGGTCATTATATCTATGAAGGCTTTGCTGTTAGGCAGGGCTGAACAATAG
- the cbiE gene encoding precorrin-6y C5,15-methyltransferase (decarboxylating) subunit CbiE: MGNKIKMIGIGDDGAQGLPPLYEDWIQESEVLVGGERHLAFFPQYAGEKIVIKGGLTDLAKQLQAESRRTVILASGDPLFYGIGGYLAGKVELDIYPAHSSVQLAFARMGESWHDALLTSVHGKSMKGLAQRIDGKAKIALLTDDKNNPSVIARYLLDFGMTEYKAFLAENLGGADERTGWYELGELAEAEFSPLNVLILKRVGTSPSWPLGIADSEFAQRKPDKGLITKREIRVLSLAAMQLRETSTVWDIGTCTGSMAIEAARIARQGDVYAIEKNEGDLANCVENARKFRTDLTTRLGRAPEGLDTFADPDAVFIGGSGGELRELLHICCTRLKEGGRIVVNAATIETMGKAMSAFEDEGFKTDITLAQLSRSKPILDLTRFDALNPIFLITAWKQPETLIEEESSND, from the coding sequence TTGGGGAACAAAATCAAAATGATCGGCATTGGCGATGACGGAGCGCAAGGCTTGCCGCCGCTTTATGAGGACTGGATTCAAGAGAGTGAAGTGCTCGTTGGCGGCGAGCGCCATTTGGCTTTTTTTCCACAATATGCAGGCGAGAAAATCGTCATTAAAGGCGGTCTGACCGACCTGGCAAAGCAGCTGCAAGCGGAGAGCAGGAGGACGGTCATCCTCGCTTCGGGTGACCCGTTGTTTTATGGAATCGGCGGTTATTTGGCGGGCAAGGTGGAGCTTGACATTTATCCGGCGCACAGTTCGGTGCAGCTTGCTTTTGCGCGAATGGGCGAAAGCTGGCATGATGCGCTGCTGACCAGTGTGCATGGCAAGAGCATGAAGGGGCTGGCGCAGCGTATCGACGGCAAAGCAAAGATCGCGCTGCTGACCGACGACAAAAACAATCCAAGCGTTATCGCCCGCTACCTGCTCGATTTTGGCATGACTGAATATAAAGCCTTTTTGGCTGAAAATTTAGGTGGAGCGGATGAGCGTACGGGGTGGTATGAGCTTGGCGAGCTTGCGGAGGCGGAGTTTTCTCCGCTGAATGTACTGATTTTGAAGCGCGTAGGAACTAGCCCATCGTGGCCGCTCGGCATTGCGGATAGCGAGTTTGCCCAGCGCAAGCCGGACAAAGGGCTGATTACCAAACGTGAAATCCGCGTGCTTAGTCTTGCGGCTATGCAGCTTAGAGAGACGAGCACCGTTTGGGATATTGGCACCTGCACAGGCTCTATGGCGATTGAGGCTGCGCGGATTGCGCGCCAAGGCGACGTATACGCCATTGAGAAGAACGAAGGCGATCTTGCCAATTGTGTGGAGAACGCCCGGAAATTCAGAACGGACCTGACGACCCGGCTCGGACGCGCCCCTGAGGGGCTGGATACATTCGCTGATCCCGATGCGGTATTTATCGGCGGCAGCGGCGGCGAGCTGCGCGAGCTGCTGCATATTTGCTGCACGCGGCTTAAGGAAGGCGGACGCATCGTCGTGAATGCGGCAACGATTGAGACGATGGGCAAGGCGATGAGCGCTTTTGAGGATGAGGGCTTTAAAACCGATATTACGCTTGCGCAGCTGTCGCGCAGCAAACCGATACTGGATTTGACGCGCTTTGATGCGCTTAATCCGATTTTTCTAATAACGGCATGGAAGCAGCCAGAGACACTCATCGAGGAGGAAAGCAGCAATGACTAA
- the cobI gene encoding precorrin-2 C(20)-methyltransferase has translation MTKLGKLYGIGIGPGDPELITVKAFRLMKECPVIAYPRKKMGAKSYALTIAELYVNAAEKEMLGLTFPMTKDRESLERQWEKTVQQVWQPLSEGRDVAFVTEGDPMIYSTYIHLMRLMRERHPEVEMQAIPGISSFNASASRLGIPLADGDEHVAIVPATPSYEAMRTAIERHDCVVFIKVAKVLDLMLTVLRDLKLVKNAYVLTKVTSSEEQVWMDVEELQGRELEYLTLMVVRK, from the coding sequence ATGACTAAGCTCGGCAAATTATATGGAATTGGAATTGGACCGGGTGACCCGGAGCTGATTACCGTTAAAGCGTTTCGACTTATGAAGGAATGTCCGGTTATTGCCTATCCACGCAAAAAGATGGGTGCCAAAAGCTATGCGCTGACGATAGCTGAGCTCTATGTGAACGCAGCGGAGAAGGAAATGCTCGGACTGACGTTTCCGATGACGAAGGACCGCGAATCGCTGGAGCGCCAGTGGGAGAAGACGGTGCAGCAAGTATGGCAGCCGCTAAGTGAAGGACGCGATGTAGCTTTCGTTACAGAAGGCGATCCGATGATCTACAGCACGTATATCCACCTGATGCGGCTTATGCGTGAGCGTCATCCTGAAGTGGAGATGCAGGCGATTCCCGGCATTTCTTCGTTTAATGCGTCAGCTTCCCGCCTTGGCATTCCGCTCGCCGACGGCGACGAGCATGTGGCGATTGTTCCGGCAACGCCAAGCTATGAGGCGATGCGTACCGCGATTGAACGCCACGACTGCGTCGTCTTCATTAAAGTGGCGAAGGTGCTGGATTTGATGCTGACCGTGCTGCGCGACTTGAAGCTGGTTAAAAATGCTTATGTTCTGACGAAGGTTACATCGTCCGAGGAGCAAGTCTGGATGGATGTCGAGGAGCTGCAAGGGCGCGAGCTTGAATATTTGACATTAATGGTGGTGAGAAAATGA
- the cobM gene encoding precorrin-4 C(11)-methyltransferase yields the protein MIVHIIGAGPGDPDLITVKGLKLLQAADVVMYTDSLVNEELIAKAKPEAEVLKSAGMDLDEMVGIIVDRVKQGKSVARIHTGDPAMYGAILEQMVLLKREGIHCEIVPGVSSVFAAAAAVGAELTIPDLTQTVILTRAEGRTPVPELEKLKDLAAHRCTIALFLSATLTRKVVQEFKDAGWEDETPIAVVRRASWPDQLIIRTTLAGLDNAMREHGIRAHAMILAGWALDPELHNKDAHRSKLYDKTFTHRFRRGVKPE from the coding sequence ATGATCGTACATATTATAGGCGCGGGTCCCGGTGATCCGGATCTCATTACGGTAAAAGGGCTAAAGCTGCTGCAAGCGGCCGATGTTGTCATGTATACCGATTCACTCGTTAACGAAGAGCTGATTGCGAAAGCGAAGCCCGAAGCCGAGGTGCTGAAAAGCGCAGGCATGGACTTGGATGAAATGGTTGGCATCATTGTAGACCGCGTGAAGCAGGGAAAAAGCGTAGCCCGCATCCATACGGGCGATCCCGCGATGTATGGGGCTATTTTGGAGCAGATGGTGCTGCTTAAGCGTGAAGGCATCCATTGTGAAATCGTGCCGGGCGTGAGCTCCGTATTTGCTGCCGCTGCCGCGGTTGGCGCTGAGCTGACGATACCTGACCTGACCCAAACGGTCATTTTGACGCGGGCCGAAGGACGGACGCCTGTCCCCGAGCTGGAGAAGCTGAAGGATTTGGCGGCGCATCGCTGTACAATCGCGTTGTTCCTCAGTGCTACGCTGACGCGCAAAGTCGTACAGGAGTTTAAAGATGCCGGCTGGGAGGACGAGACGCCGATTGCCGTCGTTCGCCGGGCGAGCTGGCCGGATCAGCTCATTATTCGCACAACGCTTGCGGGGCTTGACAATGCGATGCGTGAGCATGGCATTCGCGCGCATGCGATGATTTTGGCAGGCTGGGCGCTTGACCCAGAGCTGCACAATAAAGATGCGCACCGTTCAAAGCTGTATGACAAAACGTTCACGCACCGCTTCCGCAGAGGAGTGAAGCCGGAATGA
- a CDS encoding cobalamin biosynthesis protein codes for MSVIIQLEEGVIPDISQKHEYAVVAITKHGVQTGRRLLENMGAVDLYYMGKFEAGDEESRGIQLFNGSVRMLFPALFPKYKGIICIISLGAVVRMIAPLLQDKKKDPGIVVIDDKGEHVISVLSGHLGGANELTRETAAAIGARPVLTTASDVQRTLPVDLFGRRFGWEWESDAKLTPVSAAVVNEEPVAIVQESGERNWWMHDTPMPPNLVVYDSIAAAEAAAPNAALIVTHRLLEEEEQKLLDNGVLYRPKVLALGIGCNRGTSAEEIEAVIASSLEGIRASIRSVKAICTIDLKKDEEGLLAVCAKHGWPLVTYTPAELNEEEISEPSETVFKFTGAYGVSEPAAKRYTKSNELLLGKQKSGNVTISIGLIPYS; via the coding sequence ATGAGCGTAATCATTCAGCTGGAAGAAGGCGTAATTCCGGATATTAGCCAAAAACACGAATATGCCGTAGTTGCGATTACAAAGCATGGCGTGCAGACTGGCAGACGGCTGCTGGAAAATATGGGCGCCGTCGATTTGTATTACATGGGCAAATTTGAAGCAGGAGATGAAGAAAGTCGCGGGATTCAGCTGTTTAACGGCTCGGTGCGCATGCTGTTTCCTGCTTTGTTTCCGAAATATAAAGGAATCATCTGTATTATATCGCTTGGCGCCGTTGTGCGAATGATTGCTCCATTGCTGCAAGACAAGAAGAAGGACCCTGGCATCGTCGTTATTGACGATAAGGGGGAGCATGTCATTAGCGTGCTGTCCGGCCATCTCGGAGGAGCGAATGAGCTGACGCGTGAGACGGCGGCGGCAATTGGCGCGCGCCCAGTATTGACGACGGCATCGGATGTACAGCGCACGCTGCCTGTCGATTTGTTCGGGCGTCGCTTTGGCTGGGAGTGGGAAAGCGATGCAAAGCTGACGCCTGTCAGCGCCGCTGTCGTCAATGAGGAGCCTGTTGCAATTGTGCAGGAGTCGGGCGAGCGGAACTGGTGGATGCATGACACACCAATGCCTCCTAACCTGGTCGTATATGACTCGATTGCCGCAGCAGAGGCTGCCGCGCCTAACGCGGCGCTCATAGTCACACACCGCCTGCTGGAGGAGGAGGAGCAGAAGCTGCTGGATAATGGCGTGCTTTACCGTCCGAAGGTGCTGGCGCTTGGTATTGGCTGCAATCGGGGGACGTCTGCGGAGGAAATCGAAGCGGTTATTGCTTCTTCCTTAGAAGGTATTCGTGCTTCGATCCGCAGTGTCAAGGCAATCTGCACCATTGATCTTAAGAAGGATGAAGAGGGACTGCTTGCGGTATGCGCCAAGCATGGCTGGCCGCTGGTAACGTATACGCCTGCCGAACTGAACGAAGAGGAAATTAGCGAGCCTTCTGAAACGGTATTTAAATTTACTGGAGCATACGGAGTAAGCGAGCCTGCGGCAAAGCGTTATACGAAAAGCAATGAGCTGCTGCTGGGCAAGCAAAAATCCGGCAATGTCACGATTTCAATTGGACTTATTCCATACTCATAG
- a CDS encoding cobyrinate a,c-diamide synthase yields MATQKRIIIAGTGSGVGKTTTTVGLMAALARRGFAVQGFKSGPDYIDPTYHTAATGRQSRNLDSWMCPPATVKEIYSRASSTADISIIEGVMGLYDGKNPLSNEGSTAELAVLLDCPVLLVVNCQSMARSAAAIVKGFQALDEKVRIVGVIVNKVGSDSHYEIVKAAIEQECGIPVVGHFKRSSELHIPERHLGLVPSIERGELSPLFDQLAAMCEATVDLERVLALAEAPVISEAAATSLFARRASEGSVRMAVAKDAAFHFYYPDNLELLEACGAELIYFSPLAGEAVPKDVSGLYIGGGFPEEFAEQLAQQQHVHQSVRDAIAGGMPTLAECGGYMYLTEQLTNTRGNSYAMAGVLPGSVVMQGKLAALGYREAKGLGANFLLPEGDQARGHEFHYSVYVPSTDSETPEPAYETKGRRGVKQEGAQLAQLVAGYTHFHFASNPGMAERWIAACQAYSARKA; encoded by the coding sequence ATAGCAACGCAGAAAAGAATCATCATTGCCGGAACGGGCAGCGGAGTGGGCAAAACGACGACAACCGTCGGGCTGATGGCTGCTTTAGCGCGCAGAGGTTTCGCGGTACAAGGCTTTAAGAGCGGGCCGGACTACATTGATCCGACCTATCATACGGCGGCGACAGGGCGGCAGTCACGTAATTTGGACAGCTGGATGTGTCCTCCTGCCACGGTGAAGGAAATTTATTCGCGTGCTTCAAGCACGGCGGATATTTCAATCATTGAAGGTGTCATGGGGCTGTATGATGGCAAAAATCCGCTTTCGAACGAAGGCAGTACCGCTGAGCTTGCGGTGCTGCTGGATTGCCCCGTGCTGCTGGTCGTCAACTGCCAAAGCATGGCTCGCAGTGCAGCGGCTATTGTGAAGGGCTTTCAGGCGCTGGATGAGAAGGTGCGTATCGTCGGCGTCATAGTGAACAAGGTGGGCAGCGACAGCCATTATGAGATTGTGAAGGCCGCTATTGAGCAGGAATGCGGCATTCCGGTTGTTGGTCATTTCAAGCGCAGCAGCGAGCTGCATATACCCGAGCGTCACTTGGGCCTCGTGCCTTCCATTGAACGCGGCGAGCTGTCGCCTTTGTTTGACCAGCTGGCTGCGATGTGCGAAGCGACTGTTGATCTTGAACGCGTGCTTGCGTTGGCAGAAGCGCCAGTCATATCTGAAGCAGCAGCGACCTCCTTATTCGCGAGAAGAGCGTCAGAGGGCAGCGTGCGAATGGCGGTTGCCAAGGACGCGGCGTTTCATTTTTATTATCCAGATAATCTTGAGCTGCTGGAGGCATGTGGAGCCGAGCTTATTTACTTCTCGCCGCTTGCAGGGGAAGCTGTGCCGAAGGATGTATCAGGCTTGTATATTGGCGGCGGCTTTCCGGAAGAATTTGCCGAGCAGTTGGCGCAGCAGCAGCACGTTCACCAGTCGGTGCGGGATGCGATTGCTGGCGGCATGCCGACGCTTGCTGAATGTGGCGGTTATATGTATTTAACGGAGCAGCTTACGAATACGAGAGGCAATAGCTATGCGATGGCTGGCGTGTTGCCGGGAAGTGTGGTCATGCAGGGCAAGCTTGCAGCGTTAGGTTATCGGGAGGCAAAGGGTCTAGGCGCTAATTTTCTGCTGCCTGAGGGCGATCAGGCTCGCGGACATGAATTTCATTATTCTGTCTATGTGCCAAGCACCGATAGCGAAACACCGGAGCCTGCCTACGAGACTAAGGGCAGACGCGGCGTGAAGCAGGAAGGGGCGCAGCTCGCGCAGCTGGTTGCAGGCTATACGCACTTCCATTTTGCCTCAAATCCGGGGATGGCTGAGCGCTGGATTGCTGCATGCCAGGCCTATTCTGCTCGTAAAGCATAA
- a CDS encoding MDR family MFS transporter produces MMNTSNTRSITIALFVATFLAAIEGTIVSTAMPSITRELQGTQQYSWIISIYLLATVVTTPIYGKLSDLFGRKNMFMIGAAIFLCGSMLSGLAQTMTQLIVFRAIQGLGAGALTTIPYTIIGDLYAYEQRAKVQGWMSSIWGIAGISGPLLGGLLVDYVSWRAIFYMNLPFGIIAMFLLGSTLKEAYEKRKRSIDYGGIGTFAVGMFCFLYALTLLRSETGEQGASYMEIGLLFAVAAVLLALFFYIEKRVQEPLIPLVLFKNRTISMVNLLSFLLCVVNVVIIFYLPLWLQGVYGKSATYSGLAMIPLSVSWPLGSILAGTWISRMGLRNITLLSALSLVLGSLGFMFLNAATPIALFMLYMFLTGLSFGLALTSCTISVSSAVERQMRGASVATNNFIRTLGQTIGIALFGLLLHTGSTNIIDPLLLEESLHRIFTIVVVLSLVVGAVSLALPRISSAERQETKHAS; encoded by the coding sequence ATGATGAATACGAGCAATACACGCAGCATTACGATTGCACTGTTCGTAGCGACCTTTCTGGCAGCGATCGAAGGGACGATCGTCAGTACGGCTATGCCGAGCATCACGCGAGAGCTGCAAGGAACCCAGCAGTATAGCTGGATTATTTCGATTTATTTGCTTGCTACGGTCGTCACAACACCGATTTATGGCAAGCTGTCAGATTTATTTGGCCGCAAAAATATGTTTATGATTGGGGCAGCGATTTTTTTGTGCGGCTCGATGCTCTCCGGCCTTGCGCAAACGATGACGCAGCTTATTGTTTTTCGCGCGATACAAGGGCTGGGGGCTGGTGCGCTTACAACGATTCCTTATACGATAATCGGTGATTTATACGCTTATGAGCAGCGGGCGAAAGTTCAGGGCTGGATGTCGAGCATTTGGGGAATAGCTGGTATATCGGGTCCTTTGCTTGGCGGGCTGTTAGTCGATTATGTCTCTTGGCGGGCGATATTTTATATGAATTTGCCCTTTGGCATAATCGCGATGTTTCTGCTTGGCTCTACTTTGAAGGAGGCTTATGAGAAGCGGAAGCGCTCGATTGATTATGGCGGAATTGGCACGTTCGCCGTAGGCATGTTCTGTTTTCTCTATGCCTTGACCCTGCTGCGTTCAGAGACGGGCGAGCAGGGAGCCAGCTATATGGAAATCGGACTGCTTTTTGCGGTTGCTGCAGTGCTGCTGGCACTGTTCTTCTATATTGAGAAGCGTGTGCAGGAGCCGCTGATCCCGCTCGTATTGTTCAAAAATCGCACCATTAGCATGGTGAATTTGCTCAGCTTTTTGCTATGCGTCGTCAATGTCGTTATTATTTTTTATTTGCCGCTCTGGCTTCAGGGGGTATATGGAAAAAGCGCCACCTATTCGGGTTTGGCGATGATTCCGCTCTCGGTCAGCTGGCCGCTCGGCTCGATTTTGGCAGGCACATGGATATCGCGAATGGGGCTGAGAAATATAACGCTGCTCAGCGCGCTTTCCCTCGTATTAGGAAGCCTGGGCTTTATGTTCCTGAATGCGGCAACGCCGATTGCCTTGTTTATGCTCTATATGTTTTTAACGGGCTTAAGCTTTGGGCTTGCATTAACCAGCTGTACCATATCCGTATCATCCGCTGTCGAACGGCAAATGCGCGGTGCCTCGGTTGCCACGAATAACTTTATACGGACGCTTGGCCAGACGATCGGAATCGCTTTATTCGGCCTTCTGCTGCACACAGGGAGCACGAATATCATCGACCCGTTGTTGCTGGAGGAAAGCTTGCACCGAATTTTTACGATAGTGGTCGTATTGTCGCTTGTTGTTGGTGCTGTATCGCTTGCATTGCCCCGTATTTCCTCGGCAGAGCGTCAGGAAACGAAGCACGCTTCTTAA
- a CDS encoding stalk domain-containing protein, whose product MLKKVSLFALVFLFVFTLAVPIQAEAAQNVLGQEQLVLLQKSNKMYQNGTLYTATQPVTELKGTTYVSARSIAERLGGKVVFDKVAKEYVLTTEKNVLRYAIGSSSYNVNGTVQKFTGAPYNLKGTLMIPLRTLLQPQGIAMKVNKAEKKITLTWTVKIAPVATFTVSPKVIYANETQVTYTNQTTSSTPIIDERWDGNLAMFEQPGTYTVTHWVQDSDGVWSEPYAVTLEVLQPNLPPVAKFVTNKTSYMMGEPIEYTDLSSDEENAITSTSWTNKQQGFFEPGPQTITLKVTDKHGASNEFSLSIMIEDQELYSKQDFGMLFTPPGERFSINGASVLNYDVIPYSLTEYGQQTLLRSNSPERIVNEGVYYTDSASGNVRLMSHNVNNRLNNVRMYIVATNETNQEATVQTQRVGIGGPALYVSATGKSSISKYLTSRMNPVMNDITTIPAGESRLILKQLSDLKISPDRVLTMMADVSTSGPIKFSYVIIDDGKDVLSELPLLPYLEPDGIHIRGTFEKADRTINLTQPIGSEPGRMIFGDKVVDTRLTTIDKLTGATIYNEGNYGVVYVVKLFNVQPNTLIALNPRGGHYGGAFLVNNNVVLTTNNSFLANNGEAGVLYRTGSTSEAVTIVFSPASGSNLPINLLFMPMPEKKG is encoded by the coding sequence ATGCTTAAAAAAGTCAGCTTATTTGCACTCGTATTCCTTTTTGTCTTTACTTTGGCTGTGCCGATTCAGGCGGAAGCAGCGCAAAATGTCCTAGGTCAAGAGCAGCTCGTTCTGCTTCAAAAGTCGAATAAAATGTACCAAAATGGCACGCTGTATACAGCTACACAGCCTGTAACTGAACTGAAAGGCACGACCTATGTTTCGGCGCGCTCAATTGCAGAGCGGCTCGGCGGCAAAGTCGTATTTGATAAGGTAGCTAAGGAGTATGTGCTGACGACGGAAAAAAACGTACTTCGTTATGCCATTGGGAGCTCCTCCTACAATGTGAACGGAACCGTACAAAAGTTTACTGGAGCACCTTACAATTTAAAGGGTACGCTGATGATTCCGCTTCGCACGCTGCTGCAGCCGCAGGGCATCGCGATGAAAGTGAACAAGGCGGAGAAAAAAATAACGCTGACGTGGACAGTAAAGATCGCGCCAGTCGCAACTTTTACAGTAAGCCCTAAAGTCATTTATGCGAATGAGACACAAGTGACATATACGAACCAGACGACTAGCAGCACCCCTATCATAGACGAGCGCTGGGATGGAAATTTGGCGATGTTTGAACAGCCTGGCACGTATACGGTAACGCATTGGGTTCAAGATTCGGATGGCGTCTGGAGCGAGCCATACGCAGTGACGCTTGAAGTGCTTCAACCGAACTTGCCGCCAGTCGCGAAGTTTGTCACTAACAAAACGAGCTACATGATGGGCGAGCCGATTGAATATACCGACCTCAGCAGCGATGAAGAAAATGCGATTACGAGCACAAGCTGGACGAATAAGCAGCAAGGCTTTTTCGAGCCAGGTCCACAGACGATTACCTTGAAGGTAACGGACAAGCATGGGGCGAGCAATGAATTTTCGCTTTCGATTATGATTGAAGATCAAGAGCTTTATTCCAAACAGGACTTTGGCATGTTGTTCACGCCTCCTGGAGAGCGCTTCTCGATTAATGGAGCTTCGGTTCTGAATTATGATGTGATTCCGTATTCATTGACAGAGTATGGACAGCAAACGCTGCTTCGCAGCAACAGCCCAGAGCGAATTGTAAATGAAGGCGTGTATTATACGGACTCGGCTTCTGGCAACGTCCGATTGATGTCACATAACGTAAACAACCGCCTAAACAATGTGCGCATGTACATCGTCGCGACGAACGAGACGAATCAGGAAGCGACAGTTCAGACACAGCGCGTCGGTATTGGCGGTCCTGCGCTGTACGTGTCGGCAACGGGCAAATCTTCTATTAGCAAATATTTGACCTCGCGTATGAATCCAGTCATGAATGATATTACAACGATTCCTGCGGGCGAGAGCCGTCTTATTTTGAAGCAGCTCAGCGATTTGAAAATTTCGCCGGACCGCGTTTTGACAATGATGGCGGATGTTTCGACCTCCGGCCCAATTAAATTCAGCTACGTCATTATTGATGACGGCAAGGATGTGCTGTCCGAGCTGCCGCTGCTGCCGTATCTGGAGCCGGATGGTATTCACATTCGCGGTACATTCGAGAAGGCGGACCGTACGATTAACCTGACCCAGCCTATAGGCTCAGAGCCAGGTCGTATGATATTTGGCGATAAAGTAGTTGATACACGCCTTACAACGATCGACAAGCTTACAGGAGCGACGATTTACAACGAAGGAAATTATGGCGTTGTTTACGTCGTGAAGCTGTTCAATGTTCAGCCTAATACGCTCATCGCCTTGAATCCGCGTGGCGGACATTATGGCGGTGCCTTCCTCGTCAACAACAATGTTGTTCTGACGACGAATAACTCCTTCCTTGCGAACAACGGTGAAGCAGGTGTCCTGTACCGTACAGGAAGCACATCAGAAGCTGTAACCATTGTATTCTCGCCAGCATCTGGAAGCAATCTGCCAATCAATTTGCTGTTTATGCCAATGCCAGAGAAGAAAGGCTAG